The DNA sequence GTGGATATCATTGATGGGGTGGCCCGACTCAAGTCGGAGGAAGAAGAGACGCACTTCTATGTGGCGATTGATAAGATCCATGTCTTCGCCGAAGTCAAGGAGAAGGAAAAGCCGCTGGGCTTTGTGGGGCTTAATTCGCCTCGGCGCGCCGAGAAAGGGTGACGCCGAGGGATTCCCGGTCCCCTTCTTCGCCGAGATCGGGCGATTTCGCTGGGCATGACCGGAGTTCTCTCCCGGCCAGCCTCAAGGGAGATGT is a window from the Blastocatellia bacterium genome containing:
- a CDS encoding MM0924 family protein, with product MKQLLAQYVGKVIEIHCGGPAAIRGTLVDIIDGVARLKSEEEETHFYVAIDKIHVFAEVKEKEKPLGFVGLNSPRRAEKG